In Lysinibacillus sp. FSL M8-0337, the following proteins share a genomic window:
- a CDS encoding cytochrome b5: MHIHKYEKYWLVFGVATLVAFLIILGIGAFHQGSHPNSNKKTIDYEKVKEIAPFTNPGVHKVEGKDWDYEVVILASAFFYNPPEIEVPLGSKVKFIATSEDVIHGFEIAGTNINMMLEPGYISEYVAEINQTGEFLIVCNEYCGTGHTLMHSMLKVVDPNESK, translated from the coding sequence ATGCATATACATAAATATGAGAAGTACTGGCTGGTATTTGGCGTAGCTACGTTAGTTGCATTTCTTATTATTCTTGGTATCGGTGCATTCCATCAAGGATCTCATCCGAACAGTAATAAGAAAACCATCGATTATGAAAAAGTAAAAGAAATTGCACCATTTACGAATCCAGGTGTACACAAAGTGGAAGGAAAGGATTGGGATTATGAGGTTGTTATTTTAGCATCTGCTTTCTTTTACAATCCACCAGAAATTGAAGTGCCACTTGGTTCAAAAGTAAAATTTATCGCAACAAGTGAAGACGTGATTCATGGGTTTGAAATTGCAGGTACTAATATTAATATGATGCTTGAACCTGGATATATTTCAGAATATGTAGCTGAAATCAATCAAACTGGTGAGTTTTTAATAGTATGTAATGAATACTGCGGTACAGGACATACGCTAATGCATTCTATGCTAAAGGTGGTGGATCCAAATGAGTCTAAATAA
- a CDS encoding chemotaxis protein CheX, with protein MSNSKYFQTILNGTIHALKTILPMDIQVKAPSIISEPFQQQQMGVLIGLIGDVKGRVIIDSSPEVFSGIGSTMFGMPLEGEMLESFTGEFGNMIAGNLCTAVGQESLEIDITPPTVMVGNTKLYGFEKAFVLPVMIPNIGALTVLLTIEEEVITS; from the coding sequence ATGAGTAATTCGAAGTACTTTCAAACTATTTTAAACGGGACAATCCATGCATTAAAAACAATCCTACCTATGGACATCCAAGTGAAAGCGCCAAGTATTATTTCTGAGCCCTTTCAACAACAGCAAATGGGTGTATTAATTGGCCTAATTGGAGATGTAAAGGGACGTGTAATTATAGATTCCTCCCCTGAAGTATTTAGCGGTATCGGCAGTACAATGTTTGGTATGCCATTAGAAGGAGAAATGCTAGAATCCTTCACTGGTGAATTCGGCAATATGATTGCAGGAAATTTATGTACAGCAGTAGGACAGGAAAGTTTAGAAATTGATATTACACCACCAACTGTTATGGTCGGAAATACAAAACTTTATGGCTTTGAAAAAGCATTTGTACTACCCGTTATGATTCCTAACATTGGTGCACTTACGGTATTACTGACAATTGAAGAAGAAGTCATAACGAGTTAA
- a CDS encoding pyroglutamyl-peptidase I produces MKKILLTGFVPFLDYTINPTMEIVESLNGSIMDGYEIVGRTLSVDFQQSAQQLKRYIGEIQPEIIMSLGLAGGRFKITPERIAINVKDGEPDINGYVPVDESIDDGGQDAYITNLPIRKMVDRLCKEGYPAEISNTAGTYLCNNIMYEGLAYAKQHTGIRAGFIHIPASFELAIQHGKIPGWNMQDLMTCIKLCIEETIRETNH; encoded by the coding sequence ATGAAAAAAATACTATTAACGGGCTTTGTCCCATTTCTAGATTATACAATCAATCCTACGATGGAAATTGTAGAAAGTTTAAATGGGAGTATAATGGACGGCTATGAAATTGTTGGACGGACGCTATCCGTTGATTTTCAGCAATCCGCGCAGCAGTTAAAGCGATATATTGGGGAAATACAGCCTGAAATTATTATGTCCTTAGGGTTAGCTGGTGGACGATTTAAAATCACACCAGAGCGCATAGCGATTAATGTGAAAGATGGAGAGCCTGATATCAATGGCTATGTGCCTGTTGATGAAAGCATTGATGATGGGGGGCAGGATGCCTATATAACCAATTTACCTATTCGGAAAATGGTTGATCGATTATGTAAAGAAGGTTATCCTGCAGAAATTTCAAATACGGCAGGTACCTATCTATGCAATAATATTATGTATGAAGGGCTAGCTTATGCTAAGCAACATACAGGGATTCGTGCTGGCTTTATTCATATTCCGGCATCTTTTGAATTAGCGATTCAGCACGGCAAAATACCAGGTTGGAATATGCAAGATTTAATGACGTGCATTAAGCTTTGTATCGAGGAAACCATTCGTGAAACAAATCATTGA